The following proteins are encoded in a genomic region of Flammeovirga pectinis:
- a CDS encoding alpha/beta hydrolase encodes MNSSKEWVSIKFDAPFLTNNTLTSEMDALWFVFHGYGQLAEHFIRRFDVLDSSTNHVVALQGLSKFYLDNNYKKVGASWMTKLEREVDILHQKRYIDEVFYNRLMKADKKEMKLNFFAFSQGGATLLRWLKDAQPKVDNLIMWAADLPSELTVTDFNFLSEESNLVVVLGNQDPFAKMIDITRQKELLQNLPCSTEFVSFDGGHLVKRDVLETIIEKLNCKTNF; translated from the coding sequence ATGAATTCATCAAAAGAATGGGTGTCTATAAAGTTTGATGCTCCGTTTCTAACAAATAATACACTTACATCAGAAATGGACGCATTATGGTTTGTTTTTCATGGTTATGGTCAGTTAGCAGAACATTTTATCAGGCGTTTTGATGTTTTAGATAGCTCTACAAATCATGTAGTAGCCTTACAAGGACTTTCAAAATTTTATTTAGACAATAACTATAAGAAAGTAGGGGCCTCTTGGATGACTAAACTAGAACGGGAGGTAGATATTCTTCATCAAAAAAGATACATAGACGAAGTCTTTTATAACAGGTTAATGAAAGCTGATAAAAAGGAGATGAAATTAAACTTCTTTGCTTTCTCTCAGGGTGGAGCAACCTTACTTAGGTGGTTAAAAGATGCACAACCTAAGGTAGATAATCTGATTATGTGGGCTGCAGATTTACCTTCTGAATTAACTGTAACTGATTTTAATTTCTTATCAGAAGAGTCTAACCTAGTTGTAGTTCTGGGAAATCAAGATCCATTTGCAAAAATGATTGATATCACTAGGCAAAAAGAACTCTTACAAAATTTACCTTGTAGCACAGAATTTGTATCGTTTGATGGAGGTCATCTTGTAAAAAGAGACGTTTTAGAAACGATAATAGAAAAACTAAACTGTAAAACTAATTTTTAG
- a CDS encoding phospholipid scramblase-related protein, which translates to MHPLLNHNVFLVKEHVGMFKAANNYDIYDPETDRIMMECREDNLGFLTKMLRFTDYKRNTPFNIEIKSATGEKILTVKRGISIFLSDVEVFDEHDQLVGTFKQKLFSIGGKFEVVDPNGVSLCMLKGKWTSWDFRFVKDDFEFAHVSKQFAGIAKEMFTTADNYALEINPEVPQDNRLRLLILAAVMCIDMVLKE; encoded by the coding sequence ATGCATCCCTTATTAAATCATAATGTATTTCTAGTAAAAGAGCACGTTGGTATGTTCAAAGCAGCCAATAACTACGACATCTACGATCCAGAAACGGATAGAATCATGATGGAATGTAGAGAAGATAATCTAGGTTTTCTTACTAAGATGCTTCGTTTTACTGACTACAAAAGAAATACGCCTTTTAATATTGAAATTAAATCGGCAACAGGAGAAAAAATACTAACTGTAAAAAGAGGGATTTCTATCTTTTTGTCGGACGTAGAAGTATTTGATGAACACGACCAACTTGTAGGCACTTTTAAGCAAAAGCTATTTTCTATAGGCGGAAAATTTGAGGTAGTAGACCCAAATGGTGTTTCGCTTTGTATGCTTAAAGGAAAGTGGACAAGCTGGGATTTCAGATTTGTAAAAGACGATTTTGAGTTTGCACATGTAAGTAAACAGTTTGCAGGTATTGCAAAAGAAATGTTTACTACTGCAGATAATTATGCATTAGAAATTAACCCAGAGGTACCTCAAGATAACCGATTAAGGTTGCTTATTTTGGCAGCGGTTATGTGTATCGATATGGTATTAAAAGAGTAA
- a CDS encoding RluA family pseudouridine synthase, with protein sequence MESLILTTLNVNNDYSKKERVFDYILKYNTIITSRNGLKKAFKKERILLNNTVLNGAEWCNAGDVYQILGEEEKVPKIFELDLDVLFEDEDCAVIYKPAGFSVSGNQFRTIENALLHNIKPSDLIDKMPWPKPCHRLDAPTSGVLLIAKTRLARVSFGQQFEDKTIKKKYHAVVMGTLPHQEGDVKTPIEDKASHSSFKVLKTIPSLRSEHLSIVELTPHTGRTHQLRIHMASLGTPIVGDKLYGTDGNTLEGKGLFLSSVEITFKHPRTDTFETIKAPQPEKFEKLLLRETKMWEKFRS encoded by the coding sequence ATGGAATCTTTAATTCTTACTACTTTAAATGTAAATAATGATTACTCTAAAAAAGAGAGAGTTTTTGATTATATCCTTAAGTATAATACCATTATTACTTCTAGGAATGGGTTAAAAAAAGCTTTTAAGAAAGAACGTATTCTTTTGAACAATACAGTATTGAATGGTGCAGAATGGTGTAATGCTGGAGATGTCTATCAAATACTTGGTGAGGAAGAAAAAGTACCTAAGATTTTTGAATTAGATTTAGATGTCTTATTTGAAGACGAAGATTGTGCAGTAATATATAAACCTGCTGGTTTTTCTGTAAGTGGAAACCAATTTAGAACTATAGAAAATGCCCTTCTCCATAACATCAAACCAAGTGATTTAATTGATAAAATGCCGTGGCCTAAACCTTGTCATAGATTAGATGCTCCGACTTCTGGTGTTTTACTTATTGCTAAAACACGCTTGGCTAGAGTTTCTTTTGGACAACAGTTTGAAGACAAAACAATAAAAAAGAAATACCATGCAGTTGTAATGGGTACGTTGCCACATCAAGAAGGTGATGTAAAAACACCAATAGAAGATAAGGCATCACATAGTTCTTTTAAGGTACTAAAAACAATTCCTTCATTACGAAGTGAACATTTATCTATTGTTGAGTTAACGCCACATACAGGAAGGACACATCAACTTAGAATTCATATGGCAAGTTTAGGTACTCCTATTGTTGGCGATAAACTTTATGGAACAGATGGAAATACTTTAGAAGGAAAAGGGTTGTTTCTCTCTTCTGTAGAAATTACTTTTAAACACCCTAGAACGGATACTTTTGAAACAATAAAAGCTCCTCAACCAGAAAAGTTTGAGAAGCTTCTATTAAGAGAGACTAAGATGTGGGAAAAATTCCGTTCTTAG
- a CDS encoding SDR family oxidoreductase, with the protein MDLLNKRILITGGSSGIGKQTAKFLIAKGAKVLITGRAEEKLLKVAEEIGAIPMLFDIAQHNTIQDKTIACVKALDGGVDVLINNAGIGEFAELEDVSLSSFQRVFDVNVFGLSELTKCILPYFQEQGYGNIINIGSTAASKGFAFGSVYVASKFALRGLTQCWQAELRKYNIRVTLINPSEVVTAFGTENREEKPEEARKLTATEIAHTIVSSLELDDRGFIPEVTVWATNP; encoded by the coding sequence ATGGATTTATTAAATAAAAGAATACTGATTACAGGAGGAAGTTCTGGGATTGGAAAACAAACAGCTAAATTTTTAATAGCTAAAGGAGCCAAAGTACTTATTACTGGTAGAGCTGAAGAAAAATTATTAAAAGTAGCAGAAGAGATTGGAGCTATTCCAATGCTATTTGATATAGCACAGCACAATACAATACAAGATAAAACAATTGCTTGTGTAAAAGCATTAGATGGTGGAGTAGATGTACTTATTAATAATGCAGGTATTGGAGAATTTGCCGAATTAGAAGACGTATCTCTAAGTTCTTTTCAAAGAGTGTTTGATGTAAACGTCTTTGGATTATCGGAATTAACAAAATGTATTTTACCTTATTTCCAAGAACAAGGATATGGTAATATTATAAACATTGGTTCTACAGCAGCGTCTAAAGGTTTTGCCTTTGGGTCTGTATATGTTGCCTCAAAATTTGCTTTAAGAGGATTGACACAATGTTGGCAAGCAGAATTAAGAAAATACAATATTAGAGTTACGCTAATAAACCCAAGTGAGGTAGTTACTGCTTTTGGAACAGAAAACAGAGAAGAAAAACCAGAAGAAGCTAGAAAACTTACTGCAACAGAAATAGCACATACTATTGTTAGTAGTTTGGAACTAGATGATAGAGGGTTTATTCCAGAAGTTACAGTATGGGCTACTAATCCTTAA
- a CDS encoding AMP-binding protein produces MEQKRPWYKHYADFTPQEINPDNYQSLIALFEESFKKFSDKVAYECMGAKLTYKEVDLASERFAAYLQNSCGMDRGDRIAIQMPNVLQYPIAMIGAIRAGMVVVNTNPLYTEREMLHQFTDAGVKTVVIMANFADKLQNCLPKAPSIKNIIITEIGDLLAFPKSLIVNSVVKYVKKMVPAFSIPNAVKFKTALRKGATSTYVRPILTGEDHAFLQYTGGTTGVAKGAILTHRNIVANLEQSNAWLQGFLKEGEELVVTALPLYHIFALTVNCMTMMKIGAHNLLITNPRDMDAFIGEISKYKFSIMTGVNTLFNGMLNHNKFADLDFSKLKVTIGGGMAVQQAVAKRWEEITKCTLAEGYGLTETSPVVCVHRLDNPKIGTIGLPYPSTDVKVLDEDGKEVAIGETGELCVNGPQVMKGYWNRPQETEDTFFPNGWLRTGDIATMDHHGYFKIVDRIKDMVLVSGFNVYPNEVEEVLVMHEGVDECAVIGVPDEKSTEAVKCFIVKKDQHLTQEQLKSFCKQNLAGYKVPRHYEFRTELPKSAVGKILRRVLKEEELAKTKKALH; encoded by the coding sequence ATGGAACAAAAGCGCCCTTGGTATAAACACTACGCTGATTTTACTCCTCAGGAAATTAACCCTGATAACTACCAATCGTTAATAGCTCTTTTTGAAGAATCGTTTAAGAAATTTTCGGATAAGGTAGCATACGAATGTATGGGTGCTAAATTAACTTATAAAGAAGTTGATTTAGCTTCAGAACGTTTTGCTGCTTATTTGCAGAACTCATGCGGTATGGATAGAGGAGACAGAATTGCTATTCAGATGCCAAACGTATTGCAATATCCAATTGCAATGATTGGAGCAATTCGTGCAGGTATGGTAGTCGTTAATACTAACCCGCTTTATACAGAAAGAGAAATGCTACATCAGTTTACTGATGCAGGTGTAAAAACAGTTGTAATTATGGCTAATTTTGCTGATAAATTACAAAATTGTTTACCAAAAGCTCCATCTATAAAAAATATAATTATAACAGAAATTGGAGACCTTCTAGCTTTTCCTAAAAGCTTGATTGTGAATTCTGTAGTGAAATATGTTAAGAAAATGGTTCCTGCTTTTAGCATACCAAATGCAGTGAAATTTAAAACTGCATTAAGAAAGGGAGCCACATCTACTTATGTAAGACCAATCTTAACAGGAGAAGACCATGCCTTCTTACAATATACTGGTGGAACAACAGGTGTTGCTAAAGGCGCAATCCTAACACACAGAAATATTGTTGCTAACCTAGAACAATCAAACGCTTGGTTACAGGGATTCTTAAAAGAAGGAGAAGAATTAGTAGTTACTGCACTGCCATTATATCATATTTTTGCCTTAACAGTAAACTGTATGACGATGATGAAGATTGGTGCACACAATTTATTGATTACCAATCCTCGTGATATGGATGCCTTTATTGGTGAAATAAGTAAATATAAATTCTCTATCATGACGGGTGTAAATACACTTTTTAATGGTATGCTGAATCATAATAAATTTGCTGATCTAGACTTTTCAAAATTAAAAGTTACAATTGGTGGCGGTATGGCTGTTCAACAGGCTGTAGCAAAACGTTGGGAAGAAATTACAAAATGTACTTTAGCAGAAGGATATGGTTTAACAGAAACATCTCCTGTAGTTTGTGTACATAGATTAGATAATCCTAAAATTGGTACTATTGGTTTACCTTATCCATCTACAGACGTAAAAGTTTTAGATGAAGATGGAAAAGAAGTAGCGATTGGAGAAACTGGAGAACTTTGTGTAAATGGTCCTCAGGTAATGAAAGGCTATTGGAATAGACCACAAGAAACAGAAGATACATTCTTCCCTAACGGGTGGTTAAGAACCGGAGATATTGCTACAATGGACCACCATGGTTACTTTAAAATTGTAGACCGTATTAAAGATATGGTTTTAGTTTCTGGCTTTAATGTGTACCCTAACGAAGTAGAAGAAGTTCTAGTAATGCACGAAGGTGTAGATGAATGTGCTGTAATTGGTGTACCTGATGAGAAATCTACAGAAGCAGTAAAATGTTTTATTGTGAAAAAAGACCAGCATTTAACGCAAGAACAATTAAAGAGTTTTTGTAAACAAAATTTGGCAGGGTACAAAGTACCAAGGCATTATGAATTCCGTACAGAATTACCAAAATCTGCTGTAGGAAAAATCTTAAGGCGTGTGCTGAAAGAGGAAGAATTAGCCAAAACAAAAAAGGCGTTACATTAA
- a CDS encoding TatD family hydrolase: MFIFFDSHTHHKSIYSNVIGVYNHLLQNDCTLLNSQLNSAGIHPWYIDDLSITENIDKLKSIITTLDAVGEAGLDRSIKTDLALQTEVFTAQIEVSEEFEKPMIIHCVKAYSDLLALRKKGKCKQPWIIHGYQGNKETANQLIKSGCYLSFGKALMYKRPKLTEAYELADKSKILFETDDDKNLSIEDLYQFVCTTYNEEMSVLQQQKLKIANQLFPKLDQLL, translated from the coding sequence ATGTTTATTTTTTTTGATTCACATACACATCATAAAAGTATATATTCAAATGTTATTGGAGTGTACAATCATTTACTTCAGAATGATTGTACTCTTTTAAATTCTCAGTTAAATAGTGCCGGAATCCATCCATGGTACATTGATGATTTATCAATTACAGAAAATATTGATAAATTAAAAAGTATAATTACCACTTTAGATGCAGTAGGAGAAGCTGGCTTAGACCGTTCTATCAAAACGGATTTAGCATTACAAACAGAAGTATTTACTGCCCAGATTGAAGTGTCTGAAGAGTTTGAAAAGCCAATGATTATCCATTGTGTTAAAGCATATTCTGATTTATTGGCTTTAAGAAAAAAAGGTAAATGCAAACAGCCATGGATTATTCATGGATACCAAGGTAACAAAGAAACAGCCAACCAATTGATAAAAAGCGGTTGTTACTTGTCTTTTGGAAAAGCTTTAATGTACAAAAGACCTAAGTTGACAGAAGCATACGAATTAGCGGATAAATCAAAAATTTTATTTGAAACAGATGATGATAAAAACCTTTCAATAGAAGACCTCTATCAATTTGTTTGTACAACCTATAATGAAGAAATGTCTGTACTTCAACAACAAAAACTAAAAATAGCAAATCAGTTATTTCCCAAACTAGATCAACTTCTTTAA
- a CDS encoding tRNA threonylcarbamoyladenosine dehydratase, with translation MGHWQERTELLIGQEGIENLGNKHVLIIGVGGVGGFAAEAIARAGVGRITIVDGDVVDVSNRNRQIAALVSTENMSKVKVIGDRIKDINPDVQLETKQIYLDGENIATLLDEHAYDYVVECIDTLTPKVTLLTTCIDKKIKVISSMGAGGRMDPTQTKVARLRDTYNCLLAKKVRKMVGTQRYRRKIKVVFSPEVIDKSKVEEVKGVKHKRSTIGTISYMPAVFGLTVASVALRDLLDS, from the coding sequence ATGGGACACTGGCAGGAAAGAACTGAGCTACTTATTGGGCAAGAAGGTATTGAGAACTTAGGAAATAAACACGTATTAATAATAGGTGTTGGTGGAGTAGGTGGTTTTGCTGCAGAAGCAATTGCAAGAGCAGGTGTAGGAAGAATTACAATTGTAGACGGTGATGTGGTTGATGTTAGTAACAGAAACAGACAAATTGCTGCATTGGTAAGTACAGAAAATATGTCTAAGGTTAAAGTTATTGGCGATAGAATTAAGGATATAAATCCAGATGTTCAGCTAGAAACTAAACAAATTTATCTTGATGGTGAAAATATTGCTACGCTTTTAGATGAACATGCCTACGATTATGTAGTGGAATGTATTGATACATTAACGCCAAAAGTAACTTTACTTACTACTTGTATAGATAAAAAAATTAAGGTTATAAGTTCTATGGGAGCCGGGGGCAGAATGGACCCAACACAAACTAAAGTAGCGAGACTTAGAGATACTTACAATTGCTTACTAGCTAAAAAAGTAAGAAAAATGGTGGGTACTCAAAGATACAGACGTAAGATTAAAGTTGTATTCTCGCCAGAGGTAATAGATAAAAGTAAAGTGGAAGAAGTGAAAGGAGTAAAGCATAAACGCTCTACAATTGGTACCATTTCTTATATGCCAGCAGTGTTTGGTTTAACGGTTGCTTCTGTTGCTTTACGTGATTTATTGGATAGTTAA
- a CDS encoding PfkB family carbohydrate kinase, protein MSLLTVGSVAFDAIETPFGKTDKIIGGAGTYISIASSFFTKPVRVVAVVGDDFPKEYIKTLEDQGVDTEGLQIKENEKTFFWAGKYHNDMNSRDTLVTELNVLENFDPIVPASYQGSEYIMLGNLSPQVQSTVIERLTQKPKLIVMDTMNFWMDIAFDDLMKTISMVDLLSINDEEARQLSGEYSLRKAAKKIMAMGPKYLIIKKGEHGALLFHKDEVFSAPALPLEEVFDPTGAGDTFAGGFIGYLAKTDDISFENMKKAVIYGSALASFCVEKFGTERLLEITDADVQTRVKEFHKLTAFDTTL, encoded by the coding sequence ATGAGTTTATTAACAGTAGGTTCTGTAGCATTTGATGCTATTGAAACACCTTTTGGAAAAACAGATAAGATAATTGGCGGTGCAGGTACTTATATCTCTATCGCATCATCATTTTTTACTAAGCCTGTTCGTGTTGTAGCAGTAGTAGGAGATGACTTCCCAAAAGAGTACATCAAAACTTTAGAAGATCAGGGAGTTGATACTGAAGGCTTACAAATTAAAGAAAACGAAAAAACTTTCTTTTGGGCAGGTAAGTACCATAATGATATGAACTCTCGTGATACATTAGTTACAGAACTTAATGTATTAGAAAACTTTGATCCTATTGTACCAGCAAGCTACCAAGGTTCTGAGTACATAATGTTAGGTAACCTTTCTCCTCAGGTTCAAAGCACAGTAATTGAGCGTTTAACGCAAAAGCCAAAGTTGATTGTAATGGATACAATGAACTTCTGGATGGACATTGCTTTTGATGATTTAATGAAAACTATCTCAATGGTAGATTTATTATCTATCAACGATGAAGAAGCTCGTCAGTTATCTGGTGAGTACTCATTAAGAAAAGCAGCAAAGAAAATTATGGCAATGGGACCAAAGTACTTAATCATCAAAAAAGGTGAACATGGTGCTTTATTATTCCATAAAGATGAGGTTTTCTCTGCACCAGCTTTACCATTAGAGGAAGTATTCGATCCAACAGGAGCAGGTGATACTTTTGCAGGTGGTTTTATTGGATACCTAGCAAAAACGGATGATATCTCTTTTGAAAATATGAAAAAAGCAGTGATTTACGGATCAGCATTGGCTTCTTTCTGTGTTGAGAAATTTGGTACAGAGCGTTTATTAGAAATTACGGATGCTGATGTTCAGACACGTGTGAAGGAATTCCACAAATTGACAGCATTTGATACAACTTTATAA
- a CDS encoding 1-acyl-sn-glycerol-3-phosphate acyltransferase → MIRLIFRLLFNLNGWSLKVDHIPVDKLERSVFLAAPHTTNWDAVYMVAAMRKIGVKLRFAIKKEWIRFPLSIAIKPMGAIGIDRRPINKREKKISMVDAISNLFKENDKLALVMPPEGSRSLRKEWKSGFYYVAVQSKVPIALAYLDYDKKQAGVYEIFEPTGAFEADMKYITSVYKENHPGPKFPELYSLDERFV, encoded by the coding sequence ATGATTAGATTAATTTTTCGTCTTTTATTTAATTTAAATGGTTGGTCGCTCAAAGTAGATCATATTCCTGTTGATAAATTAGAGAGAAGTGTTTTTTTAGCAGCACCTCATACCACAAACTGGGATGCAGTTTATATGGTTGCTGCTATGCGAAAAATTGGTGTAAAATTAAGGTTTGCCATTAAAAAAGAATGGATCCGTTTTCCGTTGAGTATTGCCATTAAACCCATGGGTGCAATTGGTATAGATAGAAGACCAATTAATAAAAGAGAGAAAAAGATAAGCATGGTAGATGCTATCAGTAACCTCTTTAAAGAAAATGATAAATTGGCTTTAGTAATGCCTCCAGAGGGATCTAGATCACTTAGAAAAGAGTGGAAATCTGGTTTCTATTATGTAGCAGTTCAATCTAAAGTACCTATTGCATTGGCTTATCTTGATTATGATAAAAAACAAGCAGGTGTTTACGAAATTTTTGAACCTACAGGTGCTTTTGAAGCAGATATGAAATATATCACTTCAGTTTATAAAGAAAACCACCCAGGTCCTAAATTTCCAGAGCTGTATAGTTTAGACGAAAGGTTTGTATAA
- a CDS encoding PspA/IM30 family protein, producing the protein MFGWLKRLFGIAESEAHSVLDKLENPIKQTEQGIRDLKGDLSKSMQGLAEVKALTIREKKEFESNNRNSKEFEQKAMLLVQRASQGQLAPDEADRLATQALERKQQYAQRAGANQKNIDNYSGMLTKMEQNVQQLKTQIGSWENELKTLRARATVSDASAKLNKQLSNVDSSNTLARLEKMKQKVEEKEALAESYGQIADLNQQTPENEIDKALGIAPGGNVSIGASDELAKLKARLSEGSSTDSTTTNTSSTSSSSNTSASPSSEPSELDKLKEQLKNK; encoded by the coding sequence ATGTTTGGATGGCTAAAAAGACTTTTTGGAATTGCAGAATCAGAAGCACATTCGGTGTTAGATAAATTAGAAAATCCAATAAAGCAGACGGAACAAGGGATAAGAGATTTAAAAGGCGATTTATCTAAATCTATGCAAGGACTTGCAGAAGTTAAGGCCTTAACTATTAGAGAAAAGAAGGAATTTGAATCAAATAATAGAAATTCTAAAGAGTTTGAACAAAAAGCGATGTTACTTGTACAAAGAGCATCTCAAGGACAATTAGCCCCTGATGAAGCAGATAGATTAGCTACTCAGGCTTTAGAAAGAAAACAACAATATGCTCAAAGAGCTGGTGCAAATCAGAAAAATATTGATAATTATTCTGGTATGCTCACTAAGATGGAGCAGAATGTTCAACAACTTAAAACTCAAATTGGTTCTTGGGAAAATGAGTTGAAAACATTACGAGCTCGTGCTACGGTTAGTGATGCTTCTGCAAAATTAAACAAGCAATTATCTAATGTTGACTCTTCTAATACTTTAGCTCGTTTAGAAAAAATGAAACAAAAAGTAGAAGAAAAAGAAGCTTTAGCAGAGTCTTATGGTCAGATTGCAGATTTAAATCAGCAAACGCCAGAGAATGAAATTGACAAGGCTTTAGGAATAGCTCCTGGTGGTAATGTTTCTATTGGAGCATCTGATGAGTTGGCTAAATTAAAAGCACGTTTATCTGAAGGCTCTAGTACAGATAGTACTACTACTAATACTTCTTCTACATCTAGTTCTAGTAATACTTCTGCATCTCCTAGTAGTGAACCTTCTGAATTAGATAAGTTAAAAGAGCAATTAAAAAATAAATAA
- a CDS encoding J domain-containing protein — protein MLVDRFKDILKATINDQIDKNPLFENLFKNEDGFDAEWKKYYDEIKNSTYTYKESSSHQEYANQQQSYQQKPQKKTKEQEYYSALEVKPGDDFATIKKSYRKLIKLYHPDLYAGDKKKQDMAQKVTLEINEAYNFFEKTLK, from the coding sequence ATGCTAGTAGATCGATTTAAAGACATATTAAAAGCAACAATAAACGACCAGATTGATAAAAATCCGTTATTTGAGAACCTCTTTAAAAACGAAGATGGTTTTGATGCTGAATGGAAAAAGTATTATGACGAGATAAAAAATTCTACCTACACATACAAGGAGAGTTCTTCTCACCAAGAATATGCTAATCAGCAGCAGTCTTATCAGCAAAAACCGCAGAAAAAAACCAAAGAACAGGAATATTATAGTGCTTTGGAAGTAAAACCGGGTGATGATTTTGCAACAATAAAGAAATCTTATAGAAAATTGATTAAATTATATCATCCGGATCTTTATGCCGGTGATAAGAAGAAACAAGATATGGCTCAGAAGGTAACTTTAGAAATAAATGAAGCCTATAACTTCTTTGAAAAAACTTTAAAATAG
- the epsC gene encoding serine O-acetyltransferase EpsC, whose amino-acid sequence MEGVDKDIIAQINANKCMFQMPSKQKSDEFIDDMFRFLFPVVSGVEQGHYAAELALLRLKGKMQELFLPIRDQFEIGCSRATESFFDALPEVHIKLMKDAQAIFDGDPAAKHIEEVILAYPGFYAIYVYRLAHQLYNCEVPIVPRLFSEYAHSKTGIDIHPGANIGEYFCIDHGTGIVVGETTDIGEHVKLYQGVTLGALSVSKDMATKKRHPTIEDNVIIYSGTTVLGGETVIGANSIIGGNVWLTESVHKDSTVYNQSTVSVRKKKTAI is encoded by the coding sequence ATGGAAGGAGTAGATAAGGATATCATTGCTCAGATAAATGCTAATAAATGTATGTTTCAGATGCCTTCTAAACAGAAGTCTGATGAGTTTATAGATGATATGTTCCGTTTTTTATTTCCTGTAGTTTCGGGAGTAGAACAAGGACATTATGCCGCAGAACTTGCTTTACTACGTCTAAAAGGCAAAATGCAAGAGTTATTTCTTCCAATAAGAGATCAGTTTGAAATTGGATGTTCTAGAGCAACAGAAAGTTTTTTTGATGCACTTCCAGAAGTACATATCAAATTAATGAAAGATGCTCAAGCAATTTTTGATGGAGATCCTGCAGCTAAGCATATAGAAGAGGTTATACTTGCTTACCCTGGCTTTTATGCCATTTATGTATATAGACTTGCACACCAATTGTATAATTGTGAAGTGCCAATTGTTCCTAGATTATTTTCTGAATATGCACATAGTAAAACAGGAATAGATATACATCCGGGAGCTAATATTGGAGAGTACTTTTGCATAGACCATGGAACGGGTATTGTTGTGGGAGAAACAACAGATATTGGAGAACATGTTAAACTGTATCAAGGTGTTACATTAGGAGCCTTGAGTGTAAGTAAAGATATGGCTACTAAGAAAAGGCACCCAACAATTGAAGATAATGTAATTATCTATTCTGGAACTACAGTTCTAGGTGGAGAAACTGTTATTGGTGCCAATTCTATAATTGGTGGTAATGTTTGGCTTACCGAAAGTGTTCATAAGGATTCTACAGTATATAATCAAAGTACTGTGAGTGTAAGAAAAAAGAAAACAGCGATATAA